A window of the Echeneis naucrates chromosome 3, fEcheNa1.1, whole genome shotgun sequence genome harbors these coding sequences:
- the onecut1 gene encoding hepatocyte nuclear factor 6: MNAQLSMENIGDLHGVSHESVAGHGELLSGHSPHSRPSPRGLGHRAMGMATLLDSGDYHPSHPGHLHPAISMCEAPPGMSASSTYTTLTPLQPLPPISTVSDKFPPHHHHHHPHHPHPHPHQRIPGNVSGSFTLMREDRSLAPMNSLYPAYHHKDPCMGQSLSPLSGSGLASIHTSQAGIPPYAHPGAAMPGEKMLTPSGFEAHHPAMLGRHTEQHMSSSAGMVQINGLHHHPHAHLGAQGHGQGLGNSREQASGPGQQGAGGGGGGVSGGQMEEVNTKEVAQRITTELKRYSIPQAIFAQRVLCRSQGTLSDLLRNPKPWSKLKSGRETFRRMWKWLQEPEFQRMSALRLAACKRKEQDHGRSERGNVTKKPRLVFTDVQRRTLHAIFKENKRPSKELQLTIAQQLGLELATVSNFFMNARRRSLDKWVDDGSSHSANSGPNACTKA, from the exons ATGAACGCACAGCTGTCGATGGAGAATATTGGCGACCTGCACGGAGTGAGCCATGAGTCCGTGGCCGGTCACGGAGAGCTGCTGAGTGGCCACAGTCCGCATTCCCGTCCGAGCCCCCGGGGTCTCGGCCACCGAGCTATGGGCATGGCGACCCTGCTAGACAGCGGAGACTATCACCCCAGCCACCCCGGACACCTGCATCCAGCCATCAGCATGTGCGAAGCCCCCCCCGGCATGAGTGCGAGCAGCACCTACACCACCCTAACCCCTCTGCAGCCCTTACCCCCCATCTCCACCGTCTCCGACAAGTTTCCCccccatcatcaccaccaccatccgCATCATCCTCACCCCCATCCGCACCAGAGGATCCCCGGAAACGTCAGCGGCAGCTTCACATTGATGCGGGAGGACCGGAGTCTGGCGCCTATGAACAGTCTGTATCCCGCATATCATCACAAGGATCCCTGCATGGGCCAGAGCCTGTCCCCGTTGTCTGGCTCCGGTCTGGCCAGCATACACACGTCCCAGGCCGGCATCCCTCCCTACGCTCACCCCGGTGCCGCCATGCCTGGGGAGAAGATGCTCACCCCCAGCGGGTTCGAGGCTCACCACCCGGCCATGCTCGGCAGACACACGGAGCAGCACATGAGCTCCTCGGCGGGCATGGTACAAATCAACGGCCTCCACCACCACCCGCACGCCCACCTCGGCGCGCAGGGGCACGGCCAGGGGCTGGGGAACAGCCGGGAGCAGGCCTCCGGGCCCGGGCAGCAAGGGGCCGGCGGTGGAGGGGGTGGTGTTTCTGGGGGACAGATGGAGGAGGTGAATACCAAAGAGGTGGCGCAGAGGATCACCACGGAGCTAAAGCGCTACAGCATCCCTCAGGCCATCTTTGCCCAGCGGGTCCTGTGCAGGTCCCAGGGGACCCTGTCCGACCTGCTGAGAAACCCCAAGCCCTGGTCCAAGCTCAAGTCCGGCAGAGAGACCTTCCGCCGCATGTGGAAGTGGCTGCAGGAGCCTGAGTTCCAACGCATGAGCGCACTCAGGCTCGCAG CATGTAAACGTAAGGAACAGGACCACGGCAGGAGCGAGCGAGGGAACGTCACCAAGAAGCCCCGGCTGGTGTTCACAGATGTGCAGCGGCGGACGCTCCACGCCATCTTCAAGGAGAACAAGCGTCCGTCCAAAGAGCTTCAGCTCACCATCGCTCAGCAGCTGGGCCTGGAGCTGGCCACAGTCAGCAACTTCTTTATGAACGCACGCCGCCGGAGCCTAGACAAGTGGGTGGATGATGGCTCCAGTCACTCAGCCAACTCTGGTCCTAACGCCTGCACCAAAGCCTAA